The proteins below are encoded in one region of Streptomyces sp. NBC_00490:
- a CDS encoding GNAT family N-acetyltransferase, whose translation MTERAEVQVRPGVEGDLTALTDIYNHYVRETPITFDTSVFTPEERRPWLLSHPEDGPHPLKVAADADSQEILGYATSSPFRAKPAYATSVEVTVYLAPHAGGRGIGTLLYKALFESLAAEDVHRAYAGIAQPNEASRRLHERFGFRHVGTYREVGRKFGRYWDVAWYEKEL comes from the coding sequence ATGACAGAGCGTGCAGAGGTGCAGGTCAGGCCGGGAGTCGAGGGTGACCTCACGGCCCTCACCGACATCTACAACCACTACGTACGTGAGACGCCGATCACCTTCGACACCTCCGTCTTCACTCCGGAGGAGCGCCGCCCCTGGCTGCTCTCCCACCCTGAAGACGGTCCGCATCCCCTAAAAGTTGCCGCGGACGCGGACTCACAGGAAATTCTGGGCTACGCCACATCCAGCCCGTTCCGCGCGAAGCCCGCCTACGCGACCTCGGTCGAGGTGACGGTCTACCTCGCCCCGCACGCGGGCGGCCGCGGTATCGGCACGCTCCTCTACAAGGCCCTGTTCGAGTCGCTGGCCGCCGAGGACGTCCATCGGGCCTACGCCGGGATCGCCCAGCCCAACGAGGCCTCGCGGCGGCTGCACGAGCGCTTCGGCTTCCGGCACGTCGGGACGTACCGCGAGGTCGGGAGGAAGTTCGGCCGCTACTGGGACGTGGCCTGGTACGAGAAGGAGCTGTGA
- a CDS encoding dioxygenase family protein has product MSAAIQERMPALYLSHGAPPLADDPVWPGQLAAWSADLPRPKAILMVSAHWEEAPLALGAVETVPLVYDFWGFPEHYYQVKYAAPGAPQLAESVRKLLRAPGIPVQDIPDRGLDHGAYVPLVEMFPEADIPVLQISMPTLDPVRLMEIGRKLAPLRDEGVLIVGSGFFTHNLAALRQGGIPAWSAEFDDWGHHALDKGDVDSLLDFLHKSPAGHLAHPRTEHFAPLFVTMGAAEATGELGDQKSVIDGFWLGLAKRSVQFG; this is encoded by the coding sequence ATGTCCGCCGCCATCCAGGAACGCATGCCCGCGCTCTACCTCAGCCACGGCGCCCCACCCCTCGCCGACGACCCGGTCTGGCCCGGCCAGCTCGCCGCCTGGTCCGCGGACCTCCCGCGCCCCAAGGCGATCCTCATGGTCTCCGCGCACTGGGAAGAGGCCCCCCTCGCGCTGGGCGCGGTGGAGACGGTCCCGCTCGTCTACGACTTCTGGGGCTTCCCCGAGCACTACTACCAGGTGAAGTACGCGGCTCCCGGCGCCCCGCAACTCGCCGAGTCCGTCCGCAAGCTGCTGCGCGCCCCGGGCATCCCCGTCCAGGACATCCCGGACCGCGGCCTCGACCACGGCGCCTACGTCCCGCTCGTCGAGATGTTCCCCGAGGCCGACATCCCGGTCCTGCAGATCTCCATGCCCACCCTCGACCCCGTCAGGCTCATGGAGATCGGGCGCAAGCTCGCCCCGCTGCGCGACGAGGGCGTGCTGATCGTGGGCTCCGGGTTCTTCACCCACAACCTGGCCGCGCTGCGCCAGGGCGGCATCCCCGCGTGGTCGGCGGAGTTCGACGACTGGGGCCACCACGCGCTGGACAAGGGCGACGTGGACTCCCTGCTCGACTTCCTCCACAAGTCCCCGGCCGGCCACCTCGCCCACCCGCGCACCGAGCACTTCGCACCCCTGTTCGTGACGATGGGGGCCGCCGAAGCGACCGGTGAGCTGGGGGACCAGAAGTCGGTGATCGACGGGTTCTGGCTGGGCCTGGCGAAGCGGTCCGTGCAGTTCGGCTGA
- a CDS encoding MarR family winged helix-turn-helix transcriptional regulator, whose translation MGHMNTASPSPTAEEPRWLTAEEQLVWRSYVHATTLLEDHMDRQLQRDAGMPHIYYGLLVKLAESPEERLRMTELAMHAKITRSRLSHAVARLEKNGWVRREDCPSDKRGQFAVLTEQGREQLAQAAPGHVAVVRNAVFDRLTPEQQKSLGEIMQIVAEGLQPNEAGADLPWLR comes from the coding sequence ATGGGACATATGAACACGGCATCTCCATCCCCGACCGCTGAAGAGCCACGCTGGCTGACCGCCGAGGAGCAGCTCGTCTGGCGCTCCTACGTCCATGCGACCACTCTTCTCGAAGACCATATGGACCGCCAGCTCCAGCGTGACGCGGGCATGCCGCACATCTACTACGGCCTTCTCGTCAAGCTCGCCGAGTCCCCGGAGGAGCGGCTGCGCATGACCGAGCTGGCCATGCACGCCAAGATCACCCGTTCCCGGCTCTCGCACGCCGTCGCCCGCCTGGAGAAGAACGGCTGGGTCCGGCGCGAGGACTGCCCCTCCGACAAGCGCGGCCAGTTCGCGGTGCTGACGGAGCAGGGCCGGGAGCAGCTCGCGCAGGCCGCGCCGGGCCATGTGGCCGTCGTACGCAACGCCGTGTTCGACCGGCTCACCCCGGAACAGCAGAAGTCCCTCGGCGAGATCATGCAGATCGTCGCCGAGGGACTCCAGCCCAACGAAGCGGGTGCGGACCTGCCCTGGCTCCGCTGA